The following coding sequences lie in one Clarias gariepinus isolate MV-2021 ecotype Netherlands chromosome 27, CGAR_prim_01v2, whole genome shotgun sequence genomic window:
- the gja13.1 gene encoding connexin 32.3: MGDWGFLSTLLDKVQSHSTVIGKIWMSVLFIFRILVLGAGAESVWGDEQSSLVCNTLQPGCENVCYDWKFPISHIRFWVMQIIFVSTPTLLYLGHAIQVIHQENKLRERIKQQHEKGMLKAPKYTDEEGHVKIKGNLLGSYLTQLFFKIILELAFIVGQYYLYGFIMVPEFACSRSPCPHTVECFMSRPTEKTIFIIFMLVVACVSLLLNIIEVFYLLCSRVRCRNGKRRMRNTTSAQNPASLSLVWHSKPGAEDPLKQNKMNMEFENEIRNVSGASEDKQLLEDH; this comes from the coding sequence ATGGGAGACTGGGGCTTTCTATCCACATTACTGGACAAGGTGCAGTCCCATTCCACAGTCATCGGTAAGATCTGGATGAGCGTGCTGTTCATCTTCAGGATCCTGGTTCTTGGTGCTGGTGCTGAGAGCGTATGGGGAGATGAGCAGTCAAGTCTCGTGTGCAATACATTACAACCTGGTTGTGAGAATGTCTGCTATGACTGGAAGTTCCCCATCTCTCACATTCGCTTCTGGGTCATGCAGATCATCTTCGTGTCCACGCCGACGTTACTGTACCTGGGCCATGCTATCCAGGTCATCCACCAGGAGAacaaactgagagagagaataaaacaaCAGCATGAAAAGGGAATGCTAAAAGCACCCAAATATACAGATGAAGAGGGACATGTGAAGATCAAGGGCAACCTGTTGGGCAGCTATCTTACCCAGCTGTTCTTCAAGATCATCTTAGAACTTGCTTTCATCGTAGGACAGTACTACCTATACGGCTTCATCATGGTGCCTGAGTTTGCATGCTCGAGAAGCCCGTGTCCCCACACTGTCGAGTGCTTCATGTCACGTCCGACAGAAAAGACcatcttcatcatcttcatGCTGGTTGTTGCATGTGTGTCCCTGCTGCTTAACATAATCGAAGTATTTTACCTGTTGTGCAGCAGAGTGAGATGTCGCAATGGGAAGAGGCGCATGAGGAATACCACGTCGGCCCAAAATCCGGCCAGTTTGTCCTTGGTGTGGCATTCTAAACCGGGAGCTGAAGACCCACTAAAGCAAAACAAGATGAACATGGAGTTTGAGAATGAAATCAGGAACGTTAGTGGTGCCAGTGAGGACAAACAGCTGTTGGAGGATCATTAG
- the gja12.1 gene encoding gap junction protein, alpha 12.1 has protein sequence MGEWGFLSKLLDKVQAHSTVIGKVWMTVLFIFRIMVLGAGAEKVWGDEQSKMVCNTKQPGCTNVCYDKAFPISHIRFWTMQIIFVATPTLMYLGHVMHVIHKEKKIRQYLQNQPNGQGCKLPKYTNEKGKVEIKGDLLASYMISVIFKILLEAAFIAGQYYLYGFVMTPKIVCTRYPCPYTVECFMSRPTEKTVFIIFMLVVSCVSLLLNVIEMIYLLCQRSRRRNRPKIVS, from the coding sequence ATGGGTGAATGGGGATTTCTATCCAAGCTGCTAGATAAGGTGCAGGCGCACTCTACTGTCATCGGGAAGGTATGGATGACCGTGCTCTTCATCTTCAGGATCATGGTCCTCGGCGCGGGTGCAGAGAAAGTGTGGGGCGACGAGCAGAGTAAAATGGTGTGCAATACTAAGCAGCCAGGTTGCACCAATGTGTGCTATGATAAAGCGTTCCCCATCTCCCACATCCGTTTTTGGACCATGCAGATCATCTTTGTGGCCACTCCGACGCTCATGTACCTCGGTCATGTCATGCACGTCATCCACAAGGAAAAGAAGATCAGGCAGTATCTCCAGAACCAACCTAACGGCCAGGGCTGCAAGTTGCCCAAATACACCAATGAGAAAGGGAAAGTGGAAATCAAAGGGGACTTGTTGGCTAGTTACATGATCAGTGTGATCTTTAAGATCTTGCTTGAAGCAGCATTTATAGCGGGTCAGTACTATCTGTACGGTTTTGTAATGACCCCTAAAATCGTATGCACTCGATACCCGTGTCCGTACACTGTGGAGTGCTTTATGTCTCGTCCCACTGAAAAAACTGTCTTCATCATCTTCATGCTGGTCGTGTCCTGTGTGTCGTTGCTGCTGAACGTTATTGAGATGATCTACCTACTTTGCCAGAGATCCAGGAGACGTAATAGACCAAAAATAGTCTCATAA
- the gja11 gene encoding gap junction protein, alpha 11: MGDWDLLGRLLDKVQKHSTVVGKIWLTVLFVFRILVLGAGAEKVWGDEQSDFICNTQQPGCENVCYDHAFPISHIRFWVLQIISVSAPTLVYLGHVLHIINEEKGMREAMKKAQYDQANMSHRKGLKFPKYSNDKGRVSIHGRLLRSYVLNLLCKILLEVGFILGQYYLYGFTLQAQYVCSRFPCPHKVDCYLSRPTEKNIFIWFMMVVSCVSLLLNLIEVLYLFFKMVNECLTRKRNYNVTSVTPVLTKKTFENKDHIIQNWMKRELHLQKRDAVHEVGKLSILEDYNSNDVEEVHI, encoded by the coding sequence ATGGGTGACTGGGATCTCCTCGGCCGGCTCCTGGACAAAGTGCAGAAACACTCGACTGTAGTTGGGAAGATCTGGCTGACTGTGCTGTTTGTCTTCAGGATACTTGTCCTCGGAGCGGGTGCTGAGAAAGTGTGGGGTGACGAGCAGTCCGATTTCATCTGCAACACGCAACAACCTGGCTGTGAAAATGTCTGCTACGACCATGCATTCCCAATCTCACACATTCGCTTCTGGGTGCTGCAGATTATCTCAGTGTCTGCTCCTACTCTAGTCTACCTGGGCCATGTCCTGCACATTATAAATGAGGAGAAAGGCATGAGAGAAGCTATGAAGAAAGCCCAGTATGATCAAGCTAACATGTCCCATAGGAAAGGCCTTAAATTTCCCAAATACAGCAATGACAAAGGAAGAGTCAGCATCCACGGTCGTCTGCTGAGAAGCTATGTTTTGAATTTGCTCTGCAAGATCTTGCTGGAGGTCGGATTCATTTTAGGACAGTATTACCTTTATGGCTTTACACTTCAGGCTCAGTACGTATGTAGTCGCTTCCCATGTCCTCACAAAGTCGACTGTTACCTGTCAAGACCAACAGAGAAAAACATCTTTATTTGGTTTATGATGGTGGTGTCCTGCGTGTCACTGCTGCTGAACCTCATTGAGGTCTTATACCTGTTTTTCAAGATGGTCAACGAGTGCCTGACCCGTAAGCGCAACTACAATGTAACCTCTGTGACCCCggttttgacaaaaaaaacatttgaaaacaaAGACCACATTATACAGAACTGGATGAAGCGTGAGCTACATCTTCAGAAAAGGGATGCTGTCCATGAGGTGGGCAAGCTCTCGATTTTGGAAGACTACAACAGCAATGACGTGGAAGAAGTTCATATCTGA
- the hsdl1 gene encoding inactive hydroxysteroid dehydrogenase-like protein 1, producing MAAVDSFSLLYREIARSCSCYVETLALVGALYTASKAVTLMRDCYSLIRLHFIPRLVCPIDLVHRYGKWAIINDASEAIAKAYAEELASHGVSIILISTDITSLNDTAKTISDNHGVEAVVLEADFSHGALTCKPVKDAVKDKDIGFVINCLNSSLDIPRDFHVISESDLWQIINRSISAALLITRLALPGMVERRRGVVVNILSGRCFRPCARKAALSASTAFLDHFSRALHYEYGHHGVFVQSLLPGKVASEGHDGSTTAGWLVPLPHVYARHALSTLGISQRTTGYWPHTIQLGLTRCVPEWIWVLGARVTSRTT from the exons ATGGCTGCAGTTGACAGTTTTTCACTTCTATATAGAGAAATCGCTAGGTCTTGCAGTTGTTATGTAGAAACGCTTGCGTTAGTGGGTGCACTGTATACTGCCAGTAAAGCTGTTACACTGATGAGAGACTGCTATAGTCTGATCAGACTTCACTTCATCCCTCGTCTTGTTTGCCCTATAGATCTTGTGCACAGATATGGAAAGTGGGCCATCATTAATG ATGCATCCGAGGCGATAGCTAAAGCATACGCTGAGGAACTGGCCAGCCATGGTGTATCTATTATCCTTATTAGTACTGACATCACCAGTCTAAATGACACTGCCAAGACCATCTCTGACAACCACGGAGTCGAGGCTGTCGTGCTGGAGGCAGATTTCAGCCATGGTGCCTTGACCTGCAAACCCGTTAAAGATGCAGTCAAGGACAAAGACATTGGATTTGTCATAAATTGCCTGAATTCATCGCTGGATATACCCCGAGACTTCCACGTCATATCTGAGAGTGATCTGTGGCAGATTATAAACAGAAGCATATCTGCAGCCTTGCTGATCACCCGCCTGGCTCTACCTGGAATGGTTGAAAGGCGAAGAGGTGTCGTcgttaatattttatcaggaaGGTGCTTCAGACCGTGTGCACGAAAGGCTGCACTCTCTGCGTCCACG GCCTTCCTTGATCACTTCAGTCGTGCCCTACATTATGAATACGGCCATCATGGAGTCTTTGTACAGAGTTTGCTGCCTGGCAAAGTAGCCTCTGAGGGACACGATGGTAGTACCACGGCTGGCTGGTTGGTTCCGTTGCCACATGTTTACGCCAGGCATGCCCTGTCTACTCTGGGGATCTCGCAGAGAACTACAGGATACTGGCCTCACACcatacag CTTGGACTTACGCGATGTGTGCCAGAGTGGATATGGGTCCTGGGAGCACGAGTGACCTCTCGGACAACCTAA